The Aphis gossypii isolate Hap1 chromosome 3, ASM2018417v2, whole genome shotgun sequence genome includes a region encoding these proteins:
- the LOC114127679 gene encoding UDP-glucosyltransferase 2 produces MNTSFCKVKLFVYYIVTSFITYASVDALQILAIEHIAAKSHWNFMSAVLQSLSENGHNVTVYTPFPVGNQSNYTEISLELLPSQVGMDAVELLNMFEKPTDMIPLIINMTRDFCNIVYEQKEIQELLNSDKSNYDIFITEVLSSECSSYVASKLNLSLIYVIPSPMITYMEHSVIGEVSNPATVSHLMSHHAVPKTFYQRLSNVIILGFSLFELIFTEMELKKIDTQPYDLVESVKPSLVFINTHYITDAPRPLSANLIQVGGIHLKSPNSIPNDILEFIENSPHGVIYFTFGSVISMSTLPDHIQNAFKEAFGQIPQRILWKYEGEMKDKPINVMTSKWFPQRDILLHPNVKLFISHGGISGVYEAVDAGVPVLGFPFFYDQHRNIDNLVEAGMGMSMDLFTIQKDELLNNILELTNNEKYTKNAKITSERFKDRPMSPAESVVYWTEYVVRHNGAPHLKSQAFNLTWYQYILLDVIVVILIFIALVIFITYKVFKIVYYKCLKYSQTIKPKSE; encoded by the exons ATGAATACGTCGTTTTGTAAAGTGAAGttgtttgtgtattatattgttaccaGTTTTATTACATATGCATCTGTTGATGCATTGCAAATCCTTGCAATAGAACATATTGCCGCTAAAAGTCATTGGAATTTTATGAGTGCAGTTCTCCAATCTTTGTCAGAAAATGGTCATAATGTTACCGTATACACTCCATTTCCCGTTGGAAATCAGAGCAACTACACAGAAATCAGTTTGGAATTATTACCATCACAAGTCGGAATGGATGCCgtagaattattaaacatgtttGAAAAACCTACAGATATGATAcctttaatcataaatatgacTCGAGATTTTTGCAATATTGTTTACGAACAAAAGGAAATACAAGAATTATTAAACAGTGATAAATCAAACTATGATATTTTCATCACTGAAGTTTTGTCGTCGGAGTGTTCATCCTATGTAGCATCCAAGTTAAACTTGTCACTGATATACGTAATTCCTTCGCCGATGATCACCTATATGGAGCACTCTGTAATTGGAGAGGTGTCTAATCCTGCAACAGTATCTCATCTTATGTCTCACCACGCAGTACCTAAAACTTTTTATCAACGATTAtcaaatgttatcattttggGTTTTAGTTTGTTTGAGTTAATATTTACAGAAATGgaactgaaaaaaattgacaCTCAACCATATGATCTGGTGGAATCTGTAAAACCATCgttggtatttataaatacacattacatAACCGATGCGCCAAGACCTCTGTCTGCAAATCTCATTCAAGTTGGAGGAATACATTTGAAATCACCAAATAGCATACCAAAT gaTATACTTGAGTTTATTGAGAACTCACCACATGgagtgatttattttacatttggtTCAGTCATTTCAATGTCAACATTACCAGATCACATTCAAAATGCGTTTAAAGAAGCTTTTGGGCAAATACCTCAGAGGATATTATGGAAGTACGAAGGAGAAATGAAAGATAAACCAATTAATGTAATGACGAGTAAATGGTTTCCTCAGCGTGATATACTTC tgcatcctaatgtaaaattatttataagccaCGGAGGTATATCTGGTGTATATGAAGCTGTAGATGCAGGTGTTCCTGTTCTTGGATTTCCATTTTTCTATGATCAACATAGAAATATAGATAACTTAGTTGAAGCAGGAATGGGAATGTCTATGGATCTGTTCACTATTCAAAAAGATGaactattaaacaatattttagaactCACTAATAATGAAAA ATACACGAAGAATGCTAAAATCACTTCTGAAAGATTTAAAGACCGACCGATGTCACCAGCAGAATCAGTTGTTTACTGGACAGAGTATGTAGTTCGTCATAATGGTGCACCACATTTAAAATCTCAAGCATTTAATTTGACGTggtatcaatacattttattggatgttattgttgttattctaatttttatcgctttagttattttcattacttacaaagtttttaaaattgtatattataaatgtttaaaatattcacaaacTATCAAACCAAAGTCAGAGTAA